In the Glycine max cultivar Williams 82 chromosome 6, Glycine_max_v4.0, whole genome shotgun sequence genome, CACAGTCCTCAAGCAAATCCTCAAGAGGTGTTCCAGCTTAGGAAAGAAAAACGGGTACGATGATGATGGTCTCCCTCTCGATGTCCCCAAAGGCCATTTCGCTGTCTACGTTGGACAAAACAGAAGCAGATACATTGTACCCATCTCGTTTTTGACTCACCCCGAGTTTCAGTCTCTCCTTCGACAAGCTGAAGAAGAATTTGGTTTCGATCACGAAATGGGTCTCACTATTCCATGTGAAGAAGTTGTTTTCCGCTCTCTAACATCCATGCTAAGATgctagatatatatatatatattatattctgCTTATTgcttgaaggaagaaaagatcGAAGGTGGCCAAGATGAAGCTGCTTttgcttctctttttttttaacatcgaTCTCTCTTCACTTCATCAGTACCCTAGTCATTGTGTTCCTCATCGATCAGTTCGCCATCTAGTTCTTTTTTggtcccattttttttttcttttgttttttgaacAGCCCCATTTGGGTTCTTATGTTCATCATGTGACTCTAACTTTTGTCCCCATAAGTATTTCTGGGGTGAAAATTGTATAAAGGGTTTGTCGTTGAGATTTTCCTCACAGAGGTTCTACATACTATACCCTGTGAGAGAAGTTGGTTTTTTTTCCCAATGAAAGCTGGGATGTTTGTAGTGATTGCCTCCTCTGTTTCTCTCTATATCTCTTGTTCTGCAAAATATCATACGCTATTGAGATTTGTgcctatgcattttttttatatcaactg is a window encoding:
- the LOC100805634 gene encoding auxin-responsive protein SAUR50, with amino-acid sequence MAIRKSNKTTSQTTVLKQILKRCSSLGKKNGYDDDGLPLDVPKGHFAVYVGQNRSRYIVPISFLTHPEFQSLLRQAEEEFGFDHEMGLTIPCEEVVFRSLTSMLRC